In the Aneurinibacillus soli genome, one interval contains:
- the argH gene encoding argininosuccinate lyase yields the protein MKLWGGRFTKATDKLVEEYTASIQFDQQLWKEDITGSLAHVAMLGKCGIIGEDEAATIAEGLKKVAKIIEAGEAEFTISNEDVHMNVEKMLLDEVGPVGGKLHTGRSRNDQVATDMHLYLRARVVELVALIAQVQEALLEQAKANVDTILPGYTHLQRAQPILFAHHLMAYYSMFQRDAERLMDSFKRINVLPLGAGALAGTTFPIDREYVAELLKFDAVYTNSLDAVSDRDFIIEFLSGSSLLMAHLSRLCEEMILWMSNEFNFVELDDAFCTGSSIMPQKKNPDVAELVRGKTGRVYGNLMGMLTVLKGLPLAYNKDMQEDKEGMFDTVTTLHGALSLFAPMIRTMKVKKENMRQAVAEDFSNATDLADYLVGKGMPFRQAHEVVGKSVLYCIDAGKYLLDMKLDEYKQFSELFEDDIYAALDPKQVVNARNVLGGTAKNQVEIQLNAASIDLQRTHQWVEDHEQKIDVQLL from the coding sequence ATGAAATTATGGGGCGGTCGGTTTACTAAAGCCACAGATAAGCTTGTAGAAGAATACACAGCATCCATTCAGTTCGACCAGCAATTATGGAAAGAAGACATCACAGGTAGTCTCGCACACGTAGCGATGCTTGGCAAATGCGGCATTATCGGTGAAGATGAGGCAGCAACAATTGCAGAAGGTCTCAAAAAAGTAGCCAAAATTATTGAAGCAGGCGAAGCTGAGTTCACGATTTCGAATGAAGACGTACATATGAACGTCGAAAAAATGCTGCTCGATGAAGTGGGCCCGGTCGGCGGCAAGCTGCACACAGGCCGCAGTCGTAATGATCAGGTTGCCACAGACATGCACCTGTATTTGCGTGCACGTGTTGTTGAACTCGTAGCTCTGATCGCACAAGTGCAGGAGGCTCTGTTAGAGCAGGCGAAAGCAAATGTAGATACGATTCTACCGGGTTATACGCATCTGCAGCGTGCGCAACCGATTTTGTTCGCGCATCATCTGATGGCGTATTATTCCATGTTCCAGCGCGACGCAGAACGGTTAATGGATAGCTTCAAGCGCATCAACGTGCTGCCGCTTGGTGCGGGCGCACTTGCGGGTACGACATTCCCGATTGACCGGGAATACGTAGCGGAATTGCTCAAGTTCGATGCTGTTTATACAAACAGTCTGGATGCGGTAAGTGATCGGGATTTTATCATTGAATTCCTCAGCGGTTCATCGCTTCTGATGGCGCACTTGTCCCGTCTGTGTGAAGAAATGATTTTATGGATGAGCAACGAGTTTAATTTTGTGGAGCTTGATGATGCATTCTGCACGGGATCAAGCATCATGCCGCAGAAGAAAAATCCGGATGTAGCCGAGCTTGTACGCGGCAAAACAGGTCGTGTGTATGGCAACCTCATGGGGATGTTGACGGTACTAAAAGGGCTGCCGCTCGCCTATAACAAGGACATGCAGGAAGATAAGGAAGGCATGTTCGATACCGTTACGACGCTGCACGGTGCGCTGTCGCTATTCGCTCCGATGATTCGTACGATGAAAGTAAAGAAAGAAAACATGCGTCAAGCTGTGGCAGAAGACTTTTCGAATGCTACAGACCTGGCCGATTATCTCGTAGGCAAAGGCATGCCATTCCGCCAGGCGCACGAAGTTGTCGGCAAAAGCGTGCTGTACTGCATCGATGCGGGCAAATATTTGCTCGATATGAAGCTTGATGAGTATAAGCAGTTCTCCGAGCTGTTTGAAGATGATATTTATGCCGCTCTCGATCCGAAGCAGGTTGTGAATGCACGCAACGTGCTCGGCGGCACGGCGAAAAACCAGGTAGAAATTCAACTGAACGCAGCTTCTATTGATTTGCAGCGTACACATCAGTGGGTAGAAGACCACGAGCAAAAAATTGACGTGCAACTTTTATAG
- the ftsE gene encoding cell division ATP-binding protein FtsE, with protein MIEMQDVWKTYPNGTVALQGIEVCIKSGEFVYVVGPSGSGKSTFIKLMYREETASKGQIMLTADGETFAISRIKEKQIPYVRRKIGVVFQDFKLLPRLTVYENVAFAMEVIETPVKDIKPRVMEVLELVRLKHKARSLPDQLSGGEQQRVAIARAIVNNPSIIIADEPTGNLDPETSMDIMQTLLDINRRGTTVVMATHNKEIVNTVRKRVIAIEAGRIIRDEQRGEYGYED; from the coding sequence TTGATAGAAATGCAAGATGTATGGAAGACGTATCCGAACGGTACGGTCGCGCTGCAGGGCATTGAGGTTTGCATCAAAAGCGGCGAATTTGTCTATGTTGTGGGACCTTCCGGCTCAGGGAAATCAACGTTTATTAAGTTGATGTACCGCGAAGAAACCGCAAGTAAAGGTCAGATCATGCTGACAGCAGACGGGGAGACCTTTGCCATTAGCCGCATCAAGGAAAAGCAAATTCCGTATGTGCGTCGTAAGATTGGCGTCGTATTTCAGGATTTTAAACTGTTGCCGCGTCTGACAGTTTATGAGAATGTAGCATTTGCGATGGAAGTTATTGAAACACCGGTCAAAGATATTAAGCCGCGTGTGATGGAAGTGCTTGAGCTTGTTCGCTTGAAGCATAAAGCACGCTCGCTTCCCGATCAGCTTTCTGGTGGGGAGCAGCAGCGGGTGGCAATTGCACGGGCGATCGTAAATAACCCGAGCATCATTATCGCCGATGAGCCGACCGGAAACCTTGACCCGGAGACGTCGATGGATATTATGCAGACGCTTCTTGATATTAATCGGCGCGGCACGACCGTTGTGATGGCCACGCATAATAAAGAAATTGTAAATACCGTACGGAAGCGAGTTATTGCGATTGAAGCAGGCCGCATCATTCGGGATGAGCAGAGAGGGGAGTACGGCTATGAAGACTAG
- the ftsX gene encoding permease-like cell division protein FtsX: protein MKTSTMTRHLREGCKNLGRNGWMTFASISAVMITLLTLGVFLLLALNIQHLVEKVEKQVEIRVMLDVTSDQAQAKQVEAEIRKFPELQGIEFVSKQQGLNSLKQSFGKQGSLLNGLEKENPLPDSYIVKAKSPQQTGALAQKIEKIPGVKSVNYAEQTTAKLFAITDMIRFVIVAFIFALAFTAMFVIANTIKLTIFARRREIEIMKLVGATNGFIRWPFFVEGALMGVCGAILPIVILAVSYNSLLNFVEGQLALSFLDLLPLYPVMLQVAFILLGIGAFIGIWGSMMSVRKFLRV, encoded by the coding sequence ATGAAGACTAGCACAATGACCCGTCATCTGCGTGAAGGATGTAAGAACTTAGGTCGTAACGGCTGGATGACATTTGCCTCGATCAGTGCCGTGATGATTACCCTGCTGACTCTCGGCGTGTTTCTCTTGCTGGCGTTGAATATACAGCATTTGGTTGAGAAGGTAGAGAAGCAGGTTGAGATTCGTGTTATGCTTGATGTTACGAGTGATCAGGCACAAGCCAAGCAGGTAGAAGCAGAGATACGCAAGTTTCCAGAATTACAAGGAATTGAGTTTGTCTCCAAGCAGCAAGGATTGAACAGCTTAAAGCAAAGCTTTGGCAAGCAAGGTTCGCTCTTAAATGGGCTGGAAAAAGAAAATCCGCTGCCTGATTCGTATATCGTGAAGGCAAAATCACCGCAGCAGACGGGAGCACTCGCCCAAAAGATTGAAAAGATCCCGGGTGTAAAGAGTGTAAACTACGCGGAGCAAACAACCGCAAAATTGTTTGCGATTACGGATATGATCCGGTTTGTTATTGTGGCGTTTATTTTTGCGCTCGCCTTTACGGCCATGTTCGTCATTGCCAATACAATTAAGCTAACTATTTTCGCACGTCGCCGCGAGATTGAGATTATGAAGCTTGTTGGAGCAACCAATGGCTTTATTCGCTGGCCATTTTTTGTAGAGGGCGCGCTGATGGGTGTTTGCGGCGCGATCTTACCGATTGTGATTCTAGCAGTGAGTTATAACTCGCTTTTGAACTTCGTGGAAGGGCAGCTTGCGCTCTCTTTTCTAGATTTACTGCCGCTTTATCCAGTAATGCTGCAGGTTGCATTTATCCTGCTCGGCATTGGTGCCTTTATCGGTATTTGGGGAAGTATGATGTCTGTGCGCAAATTCTTGCGCGTGTAA
- a CDS encoding murein hydrolase activator EnvC family protein, translating into MTKKFLIPLVAALAITGLTPAASRAGSVSDVQQEIDQIRQQSQAAKAKVGTINQQINKLQTQQQDTKEDIMSIDLKMNDTQAKIDQLNQKIQTTTVELQAAAKELQAAMERVQKRDKLLKTRVTAIYEAGDISYLEVLLGSQDFADFLERLDAVKSIVDQDVTILEDNKRDRDIIEKRKNEIQANLTNLKTMQAENQQLIADMAAQKADRERILKELEKQEGDLVEIKDEQEQAALELVNQLQRKIDEQNQANSGSTGGDSGGQPSFHGSGQLSNPLPGARLSSPFGYRIHPILHIRKFHDGQDMAAPEGSTIMAAGDGVVASTGYMNGYGNTVVIYHGNGLSTLYAHIRNGGIMVSEGQTVKAGQKIAEVGATGRATGPHLHFTVIKNGQKVNPMSYIN; encoded by the coding sequence ATGACAAAGAAATTCCTGATTCCGCTTGTGGCAGCTCTTGCAATTACGGGGCTTACTCCGGCAGCTAGCCGGGCTGGTAGTGTATCTGATGTGCAGCAGGAAATTGACCAGATTCGCCAGCAAAGCCAAGCAGCAAAAGCAAAAGTGGGAACGATTAATCAGCAGATTAATAAGTTACAGACTCAGCAGCAGGATACAAAAGAAGACATCATGAGCATTGACCTAAAAATGAATGATACACAAGCGAAAATTGATCAATTGAATCAAAAAATCCAGACGACAACCGTTGAGCTTCAGGCAGCTGCCAAAGAACTTCAGGCAGCGATGGAGCGCGTGCAGAAGCGGGATAAGCTGCTCAAAACACGCGTGACCGCCATCTATGAAGCAGGTGACATTTCGTATTTGGAAGTATTGCTCGGCTCTCAGGATTTCGCAGATTTCCTGGAGCGTCTGGATGCGGTCAAATCGATTGTCGATCAGGATGTAACGATTTTAGAAGATAACAAGCGCGACCGCGATATTATCGAGAAACGCAAAAACGAGATTCAGGCGAATCTGACTAACTTGAAAACCATGCAGGCAGAAAATCAGCAGTTAATCGCTGACATGGCAGCGCAGAAAGCGGATCGTGAACGCATTCTGAAAGAGTTAGAGAAGCAGGAAGGCGATCTGGTCGAAATCAAAGACGAGCAGGAGCAGGCGGCACTCGAGCTTGTAAACCAGCTTCAGCGAAAAATCGATGAGCAAAACCAGGCCAATTCGGGTAGCACGGGTGGAGACTCAGGTGGACAGCCTTCTTTCCATGGAAGTGGGCAACTAAGCAACCCATTGCCGGGAGCGCGCTTGTCATCTCCATTCGGATACCGAATCCATCCGATTTTGCATATTCGTAAATTCCACGACGGACAGGATATGGCGGCTCCAGAAGGAAGTACGATCATGGCAGCAGGTGATGGAGTAGTAGCGTCAACGGGTTACATGAACGGCTATGGCAATACCGTAGTCATCTATCACGGAAACGGACTGAGCACGCTGTATGCGCATATTCGAAACGGCGGTATTATGGTGTCAGAAGGCCAAACGGTAAAAGCTGGACAGAAAATCGCAGAAGTAGGGGCAACCGGACGTGCGACTGGGCCACATCTTCATTTTACCGTGATCAAAAACGGACAGAAAGTAAATCCGATGTCCTATATTAATTAA
- a CDS encoding S41 family peptidase produces the protein MKRRTFITIILLAVVCTSIVTLAAAKYAGQAWGSSGTAGNKQEMVTAPNPELAKIYEAYQVIQGTALEKREQTKLIDGAIEGMVKTLDDPFSDYMNQKETKDFNSSIQSTFEGIGAEVTLKNDKVTIVSPFKGSPAERAGLRPGDQILKVNGKSLNGMSLTDAVLQIRGPKGTKAELEIVRAGMSDPMQITVVRDDIPVETVYAGTVEKDGKTYGKIEITQFSENTAQHFENELKKLEAKNISGLIVDVRGNPGGLLKSVEAIGNLLVPNKGIILQVQYSDGRKDIVRSDLKQAKYPVVILTDKGSASASEILAGALQENGYKVVGDQSFGKGTVQNTIPLEDDSQLKITVAKWLTPKGNWIHKKGITPDVKINQPDYFTAAPISDKTELVRDMNSADVKNLQLILKGLGQAPGRQDGYFDSRTETAVKAFQSLHQLPMTGRVDKKTAQVMQEELITRIRDPKNDLQMQGALEVLSREAK, from the coding sequence GTGAAACGCCGCACGTTTATCACCATCATTCTGCTAGCTGTTGTATGTACAAGCATCGTGACGCTTGCGGCTGCCAAGTACGCTGGACAGGCGTGGGGCAGCAGTGGTACAGCAGGAAATAAGCAGGAGATGGTGACGGCACCGAACCCGGAACTGGCGAAGATTTATGAAGCGTACCAGGTCATTCAGGGAACGGCTCTGGAGAAGCGGGAGCAAACTAAGCTGATTGACGGTGCTATCGAAGGCATGGTCAAGACGCTGGATGACCCATTCTCCGATTATATGAATCAGAAAGAAACGAAAGATTTCAACTCATCGATTCAGTCCACCTTTGAAGGGATTGGGGCCGAAGTCACGCTTAAAAATGACAAGGTGACAATCGTTTCTCCATTCAAAGGTTCTCCTGCGGAACGTGCAGGCTTACGTCCGGGAGATCAGATTCTGAAAGTAAATGGCAAAAGTTTGAATGGCATGAGCTTAACGGATGCCGTTCTACAGATTCGCGGACCAAAGGGAACGAAAGCAGAGCTTGAAATCGTACGAGCTGGTATGTCTGATCCGATGCAGATTACGGTTGTCCGGGATGATATTCCAGTGGAAACTGTATATGCGGGCACCGTTGAGAAGGACGGTAAAACGTATGGCAAGATCGAGATCACACAGTTCTCTGAAAACACGGCTCAGCATTTTGAAAATGAGCTGAAAAAGCTGGAAGCGAAAAACATTAGTGGTCTGATTGTGGATGTGCGAGGCAATCCGGGAGGCCTGTTGAAATCAGTAGAAGCCATTGGGAATCTCCTCGTACCGAACAAGGGGATAATCCTTCAGGTACAGTACAGCGATGGTCGTAAAGACATCGTCCGTTCTGATCTTAAGCAGGCGAAGTATCCGGTTGTGATCTTAACAGATAAAGGAAGTGCGAGTGCGTCGGAGATTCTTGCGGGTGCCCTTCAGGAAAATGGCTATAAAGTAGTCGGTGACCAGTCATTCGGGAAAGGAACCGTACAGAATACGATTCCGCTAGAAGACGACAGCCAGCTGAAAATCACAGTCGCCAAATGGCTGACGCCGAAAGGAAACTGGATTCACAAAAAAGGCATCACACCGGATGTGAAAATTAATCAACCGGACTATTTCACAGCTGCCCCGATCTCGGACAAAACAGAACTGGTGCGTGATATGAACAGTGCAGATGTGAAAAACCTGCAGTTGATTCTTAAAGGGCTTGGTCAAGCTCCGGGACGTCAGGACGGTTATTTTGATAGCCGTACGGAAACAGCGGTAAAAGCATTCCAGAGTCTGCACCAGCTTCCGATGACCGGACGAGTGGATAAGAAGACGGCGCAGGTAATGCAGGAAGAGCTGATTACGCGTATCCGTGATCCGAAGAATGATTTGCAAATGCAGGGTGCGCTGGAAGTATTGTCAAGAGAAGCAAAATGA
- a CDS encoding PDZ domain-containing protein — protein MIDWSAFFIDLLIQIPRTLLSPALYAFILLLFWYASRQIRQERHLFSVRVTSAPREIVQALVPGILVGAAVSILLLGFGIALSYFDVLSLWIGSVLLGLVAPRFAAAGYAGGLLIVLSVLFRQVDVSGTGLLASLAGWMQQVHAPAVAALLGLLYIAEGILLRRPSLHGCSPMLLTSQRGLVVGAYRVRRLWIVPLITFIADGTGSYSFVLPSGWPWWAGVAVLSLLPLPLMIGHEDTAIVATPDEQMRQPGTWMIGLGLLIFVLGYLGTYWLPSAVLGGVLALAGHEALRMYSRWQQKLHAPLYVQRNKGVCVLGVLPGSPADEMEIVTGDVIMRVNGQSITGIEDLYPALQQQSAFCKMEVLNRDGHIKYVQRSVYQGDHHQLGLILAPEAAGEKAGLPRMRRGGLPGRNRQASDELESSVPLDQGKDVSL, from the coding sequence ATGATAGACTGGTCTGCTTTTTTTATTGATCTGCTTATACAGATTCCGCGTACGCTGCTCAGTCCAGCGCTGTATGCGTTTATTCTCTTGCTGTTCTGGTATGCGAGCCGGCAGATTAGACAGGAGCGACACCTGTTTTCTGTGCGGGTGACGTCTGCCCCGCGTGAGATTGTGCAGGCACTTGTTCCAGGAATCTTAGTCGGAGCGGCTGTATCGATTCTCCTGTTAGGATTCGGCATTGCATTGTCGTATTTCGATGTGTTGTCGCTCTGGATCGGAAGTGTACTCCTTGGATTGGTGGCTCCGCGTTTTGCTGCAGCAGGCTATGCGGGTGGGTTATTGATTGTGCTCTCTGTGTTATTCCGTCAGGTAGACGTGAGTGGGACGGGCCTATTAGCGTCATTGGCAGGATGGATGCAGCAGGTGCATGCTCCGGCCGTCGCGGCACTGCTCGGTCTTCTATATATAGCAGAAGGGATATTGTTGCGGCGCCCGTCGTTACACGGCTGCTCACCGATGCTTCTTACTAGTCAGCGGGGGCTTGTGGTGGGAGCTTATCGTGTACGCAGGTTGTGGATCGTTCCGCTGATCACGTTCATTGCAGATGGAACTGGCTCTTATTCATTTGTATTGCCATCTGGCTGGCCATGGTGGGCGGGGGTTGCGGTTCTAAGTCTGCTTCCACTTCCACTTATGATTGGGCATGAGGATACGGCGATTGTCGCGACACCGGACGAGCAGATGCGTCAACCGGGCACATGGATGATAGGGCTTGGTCTGTTGATTTTTGTGCTTGGGTATCTTGGTACGTACTGGTTGCCGTCTGCTGTATTGGGTGGCGTGCTGGCACTGGCCGGGCATGAAGCTTTGCGTATGTACAGCCGCTGGCAGCAGAAGCTTCATGCACCATTGTATGTGCAGCGGAATAAAGGAGTATGCGTGCTCGGTGTTCTGCCGGGGAGTCCGGCAGATGAGATGGAGATTGTGACGGGTGATGTGATCATGCGAGTGAACGGACAGAGCATTACGGGGATAGAGGACTTGTATCCGGCGTTGCAGCAACAGTCCGCCTTTTGTAAAATGGAAGTGTTGAATCGGGACGGACATATCAAGTATGTACAGCGCTCGGTATACCAGGGAGACCATCATCAGCTCGGATTGATTTTGGCACCGGAAGCAGCGGGAGAGAAGGCAGGGTTGCCTCGAATGCGCCGTGGTGGGCTTCCGGGACGAAATCGTCAGGCTTCGGACGAACTAGAATCGAGTGTGCCGTTGGATCAAGGAAAGGATGTTTCGCTTTGA